The Janthinobacterium lividum genome has a window encoding:
- a CDS encoding aminotransferase class V-fold PLP-dependent enzyme has translation MKEIYLDSNATTCVLPAAVAAARQAMEQGYGNPSSTHATGLQAKAMMDGVRQRASRLLGVGDGRLMFNSGATEGIQTAVLSALCALRERRDAGKRIGSLLLYGATEHKAVPESLAHWNRLLGLNLEVRKLPVDAQGGHDLQALDALIGDAAMLCTMAANNETGVVSDLSAIAQLLQERGADAYWMVDCVQALGKLKLNLAATRIDYAPFSGHKLYAPKGIGMLYVRAGAPFTPLMMGGGQEAGLRSGTENMAGIAALGAVLAALDDGKTFRSHADLTAFREQLVASLERAFPGIVFNMPFDLSLPTTLNFSVPGLSSKELLDLFDAARVRVSSGSACSAAKALPSYVLEAMHVPQWRASSAIRLSFGPLIDAATIAAACARIERCGEALRSSCLLPSALAPSPQDGVIQLSVDGQCTWLLSDAASASCVVIDPVAALVPRLAAFIRCQHLALRAIVHTAPPADHGVARLALLQELAIEQVGRVDIDGELALGQQRLRRVECGATHVYLLGQHFAFIGALAPEALTPLLEAALVTQDTVLCAAGDDGSICITVRTAREGAAPASEQQLDAAALPAFLRQHPDAILVDVREAYEHAACAGAVFEGCEVRSVPLSRLAGQVAAWLQQPQRPLVFFCRSGNRSARAAACLRRLGHGAAWQLNGGMAMADATRHTLAIAA, from the coding sequence ATGAAAGAAATCTACCTCGACAGCAATGCCACCACTTGCGTGCTGCCCGCCGCCGTTGCCGCCGCCCGGCAAGCGATGGAGCAGGGCTATGGCAATCCCAGCAGCACCCATGCCACGGGATTGCAGGCCAAGGCCATGATGGATGGCGTGCGCCAGCGCGCCAGCCGTTTGTTGGGCGTGGGCGATGGCCGACTGATGTTCAATAGCGGCGCCACCGAAGGCATCCAGACGGCCGTGCTATCGGCCCTGTGCGCGCTGCGCGAGCGGCGCGATGCGGGCAAGCGCATCGGCAGCCTGCTGCTGTATGGCGCGACCGAGCACAAGGCCGTGCCGGAAAGTCTGGCGCACTGGAACCGTTTATTGGGCCTGAACCTGGAAGTGCGCAAACTGCCTGTCGATGCGCAGGGGGGCCACGATCTGCAGGCACTCGATGCGCTGATCGGTGACGCGGCCATGCTGTGCACGATGGCGGCGAATAATGAAACCGGTGTCGTCAGCGACTTGTCGGCCATCGCGCAACTGCTGCAGGAACGCGGTGCCGATGCGTATTGGATGGTCGATTGCGTGCAGGCGCTGGGCAAGCTGAAGCTGAACCTGGCCGCTACGCGCATCGATTACGCGCCGTTTTCCGGCCACAAGCTGTATGCGCCCAAGGGCATCGGCATGCTGTATGTGCGCGCCGGTGCGCCGTTTACGCCCCTGATGATGGGCGGTGGCCAGGAAGCGGGCCTGCGTTCCGGCACGGAAAACATGGCCGGCATCGCCGCCCTGGGCGCCGTGCTGGCCGCGCTGGACGATGGCAAGACCTTCCGCAGCCACGCCGACCTGACCGCTTTCCGCGAGCAGCTGGTGGCCAGCCTGGAACGCGCTTTCCCCGGCATCGTTTTCAATATGCCGTTCGACTTGTCCTTGCCGACGACGCTCAATTTCTCCGTGCCGGGCCTGTCGTCGAAGGAATTGCTCGACCTGTTCGATGCGGCGCGCGTGCGCGTCAGCTCGGGCAGCGCCTGTTCCGCCGCCAAGGCCCTGCCCAGCTATGTGCTGGAAGCGATGCACGTGCCGCAATGGCGCGCCAGCTCGGCCATCCGTCTGTCGTTCGGCCCCCTGATCGATGCGGCGACCATTGCCGCTGCCTGTGCGCGCATCGAGCGTTGCGGCGAGGCCTTGCGCAGCAGTTGCTTGCTGCCGTCGGCGCTGGCGCCATCGCCGCAGGACGGCGTGATCCAGCTGAGCGTCGATGGCCAGTGCACCTGGCTGCTCAGCGACGCTGCCAGCGCCAGTTGCGTCGTCATCGATCCTGTCGCCGCGCTCGTGCCGCGCCTGGCCGCCTTCATCCGTTGCCAGCACCTGGCCTTGCGCGCCATCGTGCACACGGCGCCGCCAGCCGACCATGGCGTGGCGCGCCTGGCATTGCTGCAGGAACTCGCTATCGAACAGGTGGGCCGCGTCGATATCGACGGTGAGCTGGCACTGGGCCAGCAGCGCCTGCGACGCGTCGAGTGTGGCGCAACCCATGTGTATCTGCTGGGGCAGCACTTCGCCTTCATCGGCGCCCTGGCGCCCGAGGCGCTGACGCCCTTGCTGGAGGCGGCGCTGGTGACGCAAGACACCGTGCTGTGCGCCGCAGGTGACGACGGCAGCATCTGCATCACCGTGCGCACCGCACGCGAAGGCGCAGCCCCCGCGAGTGAACAGCAACTCGATGCGGCCGCCTTGCCCGCCTTCCTGCGCCAGCATCCCGACGCCATCCTCGTCGACGTGCGCGAAGCGTATGAACACGCGGCTTGCGCCGGCGCGGTATTCGAAGGCTGTGAAGTGCGTAGCGTACCGCTGAGCCGCCTGGCGGGACAGGTGGCCGCGTGGTTGCAGCAGCCGCAGCGCCCGCTGGTCTTTTTCTGCCGCAGTGGCAACCGCAGCGCGCGCGCCGCTGCCTGTCTGCGCCGCCTCGGCCACGGCGCGGCATGGCAACTCAACGGCGGCATGGCGATGGCGGATGCGACGCGGCACACGCTGGCCATCGCTGCCTGA
- a CDS encoding Lrp/AsnC family transcriptional regulator — protein MNSPNVALDKFDCAILAALQQDGTLSIAALSEKIGLSSTPCWKRVKRLEEEGYIESRVAIVNRQKVGLPVTVFVSVRTGQHDEKWLRRFAAAVIVLPEVQEFHRMSGDIDYLLKVVTTDIKGYDTFYKKLIKAVQLTGVSSAFSMEQIKCSTELPLALIAHGLPA, from the coding sequence ATGAATTCACCAAACGTCGCCCTCGACAAATTCGACTGTGCCATCCTGGCCGCCCTGCAGCAGGACGGCACCTTGTCGATCGCCGCCCTCAGCGAGAAGATCGGCCTGTCCAGCACACCGTGCTGGAAGAGGGTCAAACGCCTGGAGGAAGAGGGCTATATCGAGAGCCGCGTGGCCATCGTCAACCGGCAAAAAGTGGGCTTGCCCGTGACCGTCTTCGTCAGCGTGCGCACGGGCCAGCACGATGAAAAATGGCTGCGCCGCTTCGCCGCCGCCGTCATCGTCTTGCCCGAGGTACAGGAATTTCACCGCATGAGCGGCGATATCGACTACCTGCTGAAAGTCGTCACCACCGACATCAAGGGTTATGACACCTTTTATAAAAAGCTCATCAAGGCAGTCCAGCTGACGGGCGTGTCATCCGCCTTTTCCATGGAACAAATCAAGTGCAGTACGGAATTGCCGCTGGCATTGATCGCCCACGGCTTGCCTGCCTGA
- a CDS encoding thioredoxin family protein: MRLSLCVSLFLASLLLAGTAVAAAPTPANPVATPHLPYNAAADAKADVARALAEAKAAHVPVLLIFGANWCEDCRALDKALKEGKNAELMQQQFKVVKVDVGNFDHNLDVAQAYGNPLKKGIPAAVLVSSDNNQVLYATKGGELANARRMSESGIYDFFKQAASVKAPAI; this comes from the coding sequence ATGCGCCTTTCCCTTTGCGTTTCCCTTTTCCTTGCCAGCCTGCTGCTTGCCGGCACCGCCGTTGCCGCCGCCCCCACACCGGCCAACCCGGTCGCTACGCCGCATTTGCCATACAACGCGGCGGCCGACGCCAAGGCCGACGTGGCCCGCGCGCTGGCCGAGGCCAAGGCGGCGCACGTGCCTGTCTTGCTGATCTTTGGCGCCAACTGGTGCGAGGATTGCCGCGCGCTCGACAAGGCCTTGAAGGAAGGCAAAAACGCGGAATTGATGCAACAGCAGTTCAAGGTCGTCAAGGTCGACGTGGGTAACTTCGACCATAACCTCGATGTGGCGCAAGCCTATGGCAATCCGCTCAAGAAAGGCATCCCTGCCGCCGTGCTGGTCTCGAGCGACAACAATCAGGTGCTGTACGCCACCAAGGGCGGCGAACTGGCGAATGCGCGCCGCATGAGCGAGAGCGGCATTTATGATTTCTTCAAGCAAGCGGCGAGCGTGAAAGCGCCGGCGATTTAA